In Drosophila yakuba strain Tai18E2 chromosome 2R, Prin_Dyak_Tai18E2_2.1, whole genome shotgun sequence, a single genomic region encodes these proteins:
- the LOC6531854 gene encoding integrin alpha-PS5 isoform X2 has translation MLSGAVGVGYSKGALELHQRKEPSTRIRQKGDVIPQNYESKTLKLKHLKKKKYFGYSVSSGYFSINNRNKLFYVATAPHSNVDFGQAYILTVQGKDILEDHVFQGEQLGEYFGYSMVADDFNGDGLTDLVVSAPLNALEDYHDVGAIYVFINEGMFFFKKKIIRLSLGNNARFGTSLSRLGDINHDGYNDLAVAAPFEGNGAVFIFLGSKHGLPDQPSQRLDAPLREPGPYGAHMFGHGLSRGSDIDGNGFNDLAIGAPGAEAVYLYRTYPVAKIHATLKSQTREIKPERDMVTVTACYWLNTTSQSMQVQHQQLTIRIVIDEVLKRVKFAPMNNSEVTFQAEAELNERCQEFRVQVRYTGAILTPIDLQMHYQLAKKIPVSQQEFCETCAVVDPMDPTYTTEKIHFITGCARNVCVSDLHLSTKDVNSSFTLGTNESLSLTYEITNSGEPAYVAQLNVTSSARLPFSKVPENCRVREEVMMCDLNGKQAMTKGDIDSLTITFDVTQLRGHSLTIEAAVSSAGIDQNPKDNRLSTLISLKEYAEIDASSGPADGLLVLREYPYSAEVSNSYEIKSHGPSILDELSLFVSIPIAYRTAESAVIKPIFNLSSLQMQASHGAHLLPIKLYDQDNTLAMEYPLEDASHSEEIVSSENRQRREIKQDQYAITPDVESKDLLTQEDLSVNRTLVLSCQSSNLTICVRAEMQLQLKPDQPINLNISFNVDLSNVVDLFKYFVIFTDLKMFTKRDPTSSSIVIKRNIKPNVILKYSETPLPIWYIILALIAGLLLLAALTYVLYKLRFFKRAKREELQRLMEQSPKREEPEEDREGSQEEISLEQESYSDN, from the exons ATGCTGAGCGGGGCCGTAGGCGTCGGCTATTCGAAAGGAGCGTTGGAATTGCACCAGCGGAAAGAGCCATCGACTAGAATACGCCAAAAAGGAGATGTCATCCCACAGAACTATGAATCAAAAACGTTGAAActgaaacatttgaaaaagAAGAAGTACTTTGGCTACTCCGTGAGCTCCGGATACTTTAGCATAAACAACCGGAATAAACTTTTTTACGTGGCCACCGCGCCACATTCCAATGTGGATTTCGGCCAGGCATATATTCTCACCGTGCAGGGAAAAGATATCCTTGAGGATCATGTGTTCCAAGGAGAGCAGTTGGGCGAGTACTTTGGATACTCCATGGTGGCCGATGATTTCAATGGGGATGGGCTAACGGATCTGGTCGTTTCGGCGCCCCTTAACGCTCTCGAGGATTACCATGACGTGGGCGCCATATACGTGTTCATCAACGAGGGAATG tttttctttaagaaaAAGATTATTCGCCTGTCATTGGGCAATAATGCCCGCTTCGGAACTTCCCTTTCAAGGCTGGGCGATATTAACCACGACGGATACAATG ACTTGGCCGTGGCAGCGCCCTTTGAGGGAAACGGAGCGGTGTTCATTTTCCTGGGCAGCAAGCACGGATTGCCGGACCAGCCGAGTCAGCGACTGGATGCTCCCTTGAGGGAGCCTGGCCCATACGGAGCCCACATGTTCGGACACGGACTCTCCCGCGGATCGGACATAGATGGCAACGGATTCAATGACCTGGCGATTGGAGCCCCCGGTGCCGAGGCAGTGTATCTATACCGCACGTATCCGGTCGCCAAAATTCATGCCACTCTGAAGTCGCAAACGCGAGAGATCAAGCCGGAGCGGGACATGGTTACGGTCACCGCCTGCTACTGGCTGAACACCACTTCCCAGTCAATGCAggtgcagcatcagcagctaACTATCCGGATTGTCATAGATGAGGTCCTAAAGCGGGTGAAATTCGCCCCCATGAACAACAGTGAGGTGACCTTCCAGGCGGAGGCAGAATTAAACGAGAGGTGCCAGGAATTTCGGGTTCAGGTGCGCTACACCGGTGCCATACTCACGCCCATCGATCTCCAGATGCACTACCAACTGGCGAAGAAGATCCCTGTTTCGCAACAAGAGTTCTGCGAAACCTGCGCCGTTGTCGATCCCATGGATCCCACGTATACCACGGAGAAGATCCACTTCATCACGGGATGTGCCCGcaatgtgtgtgtatctgaTTTGCATCTGAGCACTAAGGATGTGAA TTCTAGTTTCACCTTGGGCACCAATGAATCCCTCAGTCTGACGTACGAGATCACCAACAGTGGAGAGCCCGCCTACGTGGCCCAATTAAACGTGACCAGCTCCGCCCGGCTGCCCTTCTCCAAGGTTCCTGAGAACTGCAGGGTACGGGAAGAGGTCATGATGTGCGACCTGAACGGCAAACAAGCGATGACCAAAGGCGACATCGACTCCCTAACCATCACTTTCGACGTCACCCAGCTCCGTGGACACTCTCTTACTATCGAGGCAGCAGTATCCTCTGCGGGAATCGACCAGAACCCGAAGGATAACAGGTTGAGCACTTTGATCAGCCTAAAGGAATACGCCGAGATCGACGCTAGTAG TGGACCCGCAGATGGCCTACTAGTCCTCAGGGAATATCCTTACTCCGCAGAAGTTAGCAACAGCTACGAGATCAAAAGTCATGGGCCCAGCATCTTAGATGAGCTCTCCCTGTTCGTCTCCATACCCATAGCTTATAGAACGGCCGAATCTGCAGTGATCAAGCCCATCTTTAATTTGAGCAGTCTACAGATGCAGGCCAGCCATGGTGCCCATCTGCTGCCCATCAAGCTGTACGACCAGGATAATACCCTGGCTATGGAGTACCCCTTGGAGGACGCTAGTCACAGTGAAGAGATCGTATCTTCTGAGAATCGACAGCGCAGGGAAATCAAGCAGGATCAGTATGCCATCACACCGGATGTGGAGAGTAAGGACCTCCTGACCCAAGAGGATCTTTCCGTGAATCGCACTCTTGTGCTCAGCTGCCAGAGCAGCAACTTGACGATCTGCGTCCGCGCGGAAATGCAGCTGCAATTGAAGCCCGACCAGCCCATCAACCTGAATATAAGCTTCAATGTGGACCTGAGTAATGTCGTGGATCTCTTCAAGTACTTTGTCATCTTCACCGACCTGAAGATGTTCACGAAGCGCGATCCCACATCGAGCTCGATCGTGATCAAGCGGAATATCAAGCCAAACGTGATTCTCAAGTATTCAGAGACACCACTGCCCATCTGGTACATCATTCTGGCCCTGATCGCTGGACTTCTGCTGCTCGCTGCGCTGACCTATGTTCTCTACAAG CTCCGATTCTTTAAGCGCGCCAAGAGGGAGGAGCTTCAGAGACTGATGGAGCAAAGCCCCAAAAGGGAGGAGCCTGAGGAAGATCGGGAAGGCAGCCAGGAAGAAATCAGCCTTGAACAAGAATCTTACTCAGATAATTAA
- the LOC6531855 gene encoding phosphatidylinositol 3-kinase catalytic subunit type 3, giving the protein MDQPDDHFRYIHSSSLHERVQIKVGTLEGKKRQPDYEKLLEDPILRFSGLYSEEHPSFQVRLQVFNQGRPYCLPVTSSYKAFGKRWSWNEWVTLPLQFSDLPRSAMLVLTILDCSGAGQTTVIGGTSISVFGKDGMFRQGMYDLRVWLGVEGDGNFPSRTPGKGKESSKSQMQRLGKLAKKHRNGQVQKVDWLDRLTFREIEVINEREKRMSDYMFLMIEFPAIVVDDMYNYAVVYFEPEGDVKYKLPAKPKLVSVPDSEIQMENLVERKHHRLARSERSGISDRDAKPTASIRDQLHTIVYRYPPTYVLSSEEQDLVWKFRFYLSSHKKALTKFLKCINWKLEDEVTQALWMLANWAPMDVEDALELLSPTFTHPQVRKYAVSRLAQAPDEDLLLYLLQLVQALKYEDPRHIVHLHGCIFPERDVVRSILDDNGSLLDQSSLSDLSATSSGLHASVIPANQRAASVLAAIKSDKSVSPGSAGGSGGQGSVALPNPSAPATPGSSSLPCDSNSNALMLAEGISFGSVPANLCTFLIQRACTNATLANYFYWYLSIEVEEVESVRKQDERAHDMYAMVLKMFLKVLENGNFNLRGIFYNLRKQRRFIDELVKLVKLVAKEPGNRNKKTEKFQKLLAEQDMFKVNFTNFEPIPFPLDPEIYITKIVPMRTSLFKSALMPAKLTFVTSIAHHEYAAIFKHGDDLRQDQLILQMITLMDKLLRRENLDLKLTPYKVLATSSKHGFLQYVDSCTVAEVLAREGNIHNFFRKHHPCDNGPYGISAEVMDTYIKSCAGYCVITYLLGVGDRHLDNLLLTTNGKLFHIDFGYILGRDPKPMPPPMKLSKEMVEAMGGISSEHHHEFRKQCYTAYLHLRRHANVMLNLFSLMVDATVPDIALEPDKAVKKVEENLQLGLTDEEAVQHLQSLLDVSITAVMPALVEQIHRFTQYWRK; this is encoded by the exons ATGGACCAGCCCGATGACCATTTCCGCTACATACACAGCTCCTCGCTCCACGAGCGTGTGCAAATCAAGGT AGGGACGCTCGAAGGGAAGAAGCGCCAGCCGGACTATGAGAAACTGCTGGAGGATCCGATCCTGAGATTCTCGGGCCTGTACTCCGAGGAGCACCCCTCGTTCCAGGTGCGCCTGCAGGTGTTCAACCAGGGCAGGCCCTACTGCCTCCCAGTGACCAGCTCCTACAAGGCATTTGGGAAGAGATGGAGCTGGAACGAGTGGGTAACGCTGCCCCTGCAGTTCTCCGACCTGCCCAGAAGCGCCATGCTAGTGCTGACCATCCTGGACTGCTCGGGCGCCGGCCAGACCACGGTCATCGGAGGCACCTCCATCTCGGTGTTCGGCAAAGACGGCATGTTCCGCCAGGGAATGTACGACTTGCGAGTGTGGCTGGGAGTCGAGGGCGATGGCAACTTTCCCAGTCGCACGCCCGGCAAGGGCAAGGAGTCGTCCAAGTCGCAGATGCAGCGCCTGGGaaagctggccaagaagcacCGGAACGGCCAGGTGCAGAAGGTGGACTGGCTGGACCGACTTACGTTCCGCGAAATCGAGGTGATCAACGAGCGCGAGAAGCGTATGTCGGACTACATGTTCCTCATGATCGAGTTTCCAGCAATCGTGGTGGATGACATGTACAAC TACGCCGTGGTCTACTTCGAGCCGGAGGGTGACGTCAAATACAAGCTGCCGGCCAAGCCTAAACTGGTTTCTGTGCCGGACTCCGAGATTCAAATG GAAAACCTGGTCGAGCGGAAGCACCATCGATTGGCCCGTTCGGAGCGTTCAGGCATCTCGGATAGAGATGCCAAGCCCACAGCCAG CATTCGCGATCAGCTACACACGATTGTCTATAGGTACCCACCCACCTATGTTCTGAGCAGCGAGGAGCAGGATCTGGTTTGGAAGTTCCGGTTCTACCTCTCCTCGCACAAGAAGGCACTGACCAAGTTCCTGAAGTGCATCAATTGGAAGTTAGAGGACGAGGTTACTCAGGCGCTTTGGATGCTGGCTAACTGGGCGCCCATGGACGTGGAGGATGCGTTGGAGCTGCTTAGTCCGACATTCACGCATCCCCAGGTGCGCAAATACGCAGTTAGTCGATTGGCCCAAGCGCCAGACGAGGATCTGCTGCTCTACTTGCTACAGCTGGTGCAAGCGCTGAAGTACGAGGATCCGCGGCACATTGTCCACCTGCATGGCTGCATCTTTCCCGAGCGCGATGTGGTGCGGTCCATATTGGACGACAACGGATCTCTGCTGGATCAGAGCAGCTTATCCGATCTGAGCGCCACTAGCAGTGGACTCCACGCCTCGGTCATTCCAGCCAATCAGCGGGCGGCGAGTGTTTTAGCCGCCATCAAGAGCGATAAGTCAGTGAGCCCCGGATCAGCGGGTGGAAGTGGGGGTCAGGGATCGGTTGCGCTTCCGAACCCTTCTGCTCCCGCCACTCCTGGCAGCAGTTCGTTGCCCTGCGACTCAAACTCCAATGCCCTCATGCTGGCCGAGGGCATCAGCTTTGGCAGTGTTCCAGCCAATCTCTGCACATTCCTGATCCAGCGCGCTTGCACGAATGCCACGCTGGCCAACTACTTCTACTGGTACTTGTCCATCGAGGTGGAGGAAGTGGAGTCGGTAAGGAAGCAGGACGAACGGGCCCACGACATGTACGCCATGGTGCTCAAGATGTTTCTGAAGGTGCTAGAGAACG GCAACTTCAACCTAAGAGGCATCTTCTACAACCTCCGGAAGCAGCGGCGTTTCATCGACGAGCTGGTCAAGTTGGTGAAACTAGTGGCCAAGGAGCCGGGGAATCGCAATAAGAAGACGGAGAAGTTCCAGAAGCTGTTGGCCGAACAGGACATGTTCAAGGTGAACTTCACCAACTTCGAGCCCATTCCGTTTCCGCTGGATCCGGAGATCTACATCACCAAGATTGTGCCCATGCGCACTTCGCTCTTCAAGAGCGCCCTAATGCCAGCCAA GCTCACGTTTGTCACTTCGATTGCCCATCACGAGTACGCTGCCATTTTCAAGCATGGTGATGATCTGCGTCAAGATCAGCTCATCCTGCAGATGATCACTTTGATGGACAAGCTGCTGAGGCGCGAGAACCTCGACCTCAAGCTGACGCCCTACAAAGTGCTGGCCACCAGCTCCAAGCATGGATTCCTCCAGTACGTCGACTCGTGCACCGTGGCAGAGGTCCTTGCGCGGGAGGGCAACATCCACAACTTCTTCCGGAAGCACCATCCGTGCGACAACGGACCCTATGGCATTTCGGCGGAGGTCATGGACACCTACATCAAGAGCTGCGCGGGCTACTGTGTGATCACCTATTTGCTGG GTGTGGGCGACCGGCACTTGGACAACCTGCTGCTGACCACCAATGGCAAGCTCTTCCACATCGATTTCGGCTACATTCTGGGTCGCGATCCCAAGCCCATGCCGCCGCCCATGAAGCTGAGCAAGGAGATGGTGGAGGCAATGGGCGGCATTAGCTCTGAGCACCACCACGAGTTCCGCAAGCAGTGCTACACGGCCTATCTGCATTTGCGCCGGCATGCCAACGTGATGCTCAACCTGTTTTCACTGATGGTGGACGCCACTGTGCCGGACATCGCGCTTGAGCCCGACAAGGCGGTCAAGAAGGTGGAGGAGAACCTGCAGCTGGGCCTGACCGACGAGGAGGCAGTGCAGCACCTGCAGAGCCTTCTGGATGTGTCCATTACGGCGGTGATGCCGGCTCTGGTGGAGCAGATTCATCGATTCACTCAGTACTGGCGGAAGTAA
- the LOC6531856 gene encoding uncharacterized protein LOC6531856, whose amino-acid sequence MQVRSKKPVWFLFKMLELLLSLGCCLVHWSCCKKEDIPHIFLLCGTYGGSVIICFMSLIGAFYAERPTMKHEALFGGILGVLHMVTVYANMYVATLEEFRTKRWPSFYACCRNNAIVALYAGAIYLLHCTFALDLMLSHSRSKRNRKLHPQRSQRPLQLYFISRGAEAYLSRFWFFRRIAARMLTSAQPSEHSARKRQASSSESDSDARDREAERIKRSTFVK is encoded by the coding sequence ATGCAGGTGCGCTCAAAGAAGCCCGTTTGGTTTCTGTTCAAgatgctggagctgctgctgagCCTGGGCTGTTGCCTCGTCCATTGGTCCTGCTGCAAGAAGGAGGACATTCCCCACATCTTCCTGCTATGTGGCACCTACGGGGGATCGGTCATCATATGCTTCATGTCCCTAATTGGCGCCTTCTATGCCGAGCGGCCGACCATGAAGCACGAGGCCCTGTTCGGCGGCATTTTGGGTGTCCTCCACATGGTCACCGTGTACGCCAACATGTACGTGGCCACCTTGGAGGAGTTCCGCACCAAGCGGTGGCCTAGCTTCTATGCGTGCTGCAGGAATAACGCCATCGTGGCTCTCTACGCCGGTGCCATCTATCTGCTGCACTGCACCTTCGCCCTGGACCTCATGCTCTCCCACTCGCGCAGCAAGCGGAACCGGAAGCTGCATCCGCAGCGGAGCCAGCGACCGCTGCAGCTGTACTTCATCAGCCGGGGCGCGGAGGCGTATCTCAGTCGCTTCTGGTTCTTCCGGCGCATCGCCGCCAGGATGCTGACCAGCGCTCAGCCATCGGAGCACTCGGCTCGGAAGCGGCAGGCCTCGTCCTCCGAGTCGGACTCGGATGCCAGGGACAGGGAGGCTGAGCGAATCAAGCGCTCGACGTTTGTCAAGTAG
- the LOC6531854 gene encoding integrin alpha-PS5 isoform X1: MYRLLILIFLALEYQSAAFNFSPFPNQVINAPKHLKTRLSQTRSSYFGYSLVIRPTSIFVGAPRAQSTLDSQSTVNETGAVFRCSLANGSCRPYVLDNTGNGRPFHSATFLHGKDFQWLGGSMDGGTKDTDKLLVCAPRFFVYQNEYIGEMLGVCYWVQDTVAETPPLSKVNSISSLHWHGVYNATMAELGLSAHVTDDNSEMLSGAVGVGYSKGALELHQRKEPSTRIRQKGDVIPQNYESKTLKLKHLKKKKYFGYSVSSGYFSINNRNKLFYVATAPHSNVDFGQAYILTVQGKDILEDHVFQGEQLGEYFGYSMVADDFNGDGLTDLVVSAPLNALEDYHDVGAIYVFINEGMFFFKKKIIRLSLGNNARFGTSLSRLGDINHDGYNDLAVAAPFEGNGAVFIFLGSKHGLPDQPSQRLDAPLREPGPYGAHMFGHGLSRGSDIDGNGFNDLAIGAPGAEAVYLYRTYPVAKIHATLKSQTREIKPERDMVTVTACYWLNTTSQSMQVQHQQLTIRIVIDEVLKRVKFAPMNNSEVTFQAEAELNERCQEFRVQVRYTGAILTPIDLQMHYQLAKKIPVSQQEFCETCAVVDPMDPTYTTEKIHFITGCARNVCVSDLHLSTKDVNSSFTLGTNESLSLTYEITNSGEPAYVAQLNVTSSARLPFSKVPENCRVREEVMMCDLNGKQAMTKGDIDSLTITFDVTQLRGHSLTIEAAVSSAGIDQNPKDNRLSTLISLKEYAEIDASSGPADGLLVLREYPYSAEVSNSYEIKSHGPSILDELSLFVSIPIAYRTAESAVIKPIFNLSSLQMQASHGAHLLPIKLYDQDNTLAMEYPLEDASHSEEIVSSENRQRREIKQDQYAITPDVESKDLLTQEDLSVNRTLVLSCQSSNLTICVRAEMQLQLKPDQPINLNISFNVDLSNVVDLFKYFVIFTDLKMFTKRDPTSSSIVIKRNIKPNVILKYSETPLPIWYIILALIAGLLLLAALTYVLYKLRFFKRAKREELQRLMEQSPKREEPEEDREGSQEEISLEQESYSDN, from the exons ATGTATCGGCTCCTGATCCTCATTTTTCTGGCTCTGGAATACCAGAGCGCAGCATTCAACTTTTCGCCATTTCCGAATCAAGTGATAAATGCACCAAAGCATCTGAAAACCCGATTGAGTCAAACGAGGAGCTCCTATTTTGGATATTCGCTTGTCATCCGGCCAACGAG CATCTTCGTGGGAGCACCTCGGGCACAGTCCACCTTGGATTCGCAAAGCACCGTCAATGAAACTGGAGCTGTATTCAGATGCTCCCTGGCAAATGGATCCTGTCGGCCGTACGTCCTGGATAACACGGGAAATGGTAGACCCTTTCATTCCGCTACCTTCCTGCACGGCAAGGACTTCCAGTGGTTGGGCGGTTCAATGGATGGAGGCACCAAGGACACGGATAAATTACTCGTATGTGCACCCCGGTTTTTCGTCTATCAGAATGAGTACATAGGCGAAATGCTCGGAGTTTGCTACTGGGTTCAGGATACGGTGGCAGAAACTCCTCCGCTGAGCAAGGTAAATTCCATCAGTTCACTTCATTGGCATGGCGTGTACAATGCTACAATGGCAGAACTGGGGCTCAGTGCCCACGTGACGGACGATAACTCTGAGATGCTGAGCGGGGCCGTAGGCGTCGGCTATTCGAAAGGAGCGTTGGAATTGCACCAGCGGAAAGAGCCATCGACTAGAATACGCCAAAAAGGAGATGTCATCCCACAGAACTATGAATCAAAAACGTTGAAActgaaacatttgaaaaagAAGAAGTACTTTGGCTACTCCGTGAGCTCCGGATACTTTAGCATAAACAACCGGAATAAACTTTTTTACGTGGCCACCGCGCCACATTCCAATGTGGATTTCGGCCAGGCATATATTCTCACCGTGCAGGGAAAAGATATCCTTGAGGATCATGTGTTCCAAGGAGAGCAGTTGGGCGAGTACTTTGGATACTCCATGGTGGCCGATGATTTCAATGGGGATGGGCTAACGGATCTGGTCGTTTCGGCGCCCCTTAACGCTCTCGAGGATTACCATGACGTGGGCGCCATATACGTGTTCATCAACGAGGGAATG tttttctttaagaaaAAGATTATTCGCCTGTCATTGGGCAATAATGCCCGCTTCGGAACTTCCCTTTCAAGGCTGGGCGATATTAACCACGACGGATACAATG ACTTGGCCGTGGCAGCGCCCTTTGAGGGAAACGGAGCGGTGTTCATTTTCCTGGGCAGCAAGCACGGATTGCCGGACCAGCCGAGTCAGCGACTGGATGCTCCCTTGAGGGAGCCTGGCCCATACGGAGCCCACATGTTCGGACACGGACTCTCCCGCGGATCGGACATAGATGGCAACGGATTCAATGACCTGGCGATTGGAGCCCCCGGTGCCGAGGCAGTGTATCTATACCGCACGTATCCGGTCGCCAAAATTCATGCCACTCTGAAGTCGCAAACGCGAGAGATCAAGCCGGAGCGGGACATGGTTACGGTCACCGCCTGCTACTGGCTGAACACCACTTCCCAGTCAATGCAggtgcagcatcagcagctaACTATCCGGATTGTCATAGATGAGGTCCTAAAGCGGGTGAAATTCGCCCCCATGAACAACAGTGAGGTGACCTTCCAGGCGGAGGCAGAATTAAACGAGAGGTGCCAGGAATTTCGGGTTCAGGTGCGCTACACCGGTGCCATACTCACGCCCATCGATCTCCAGATGCACTACCAACTGGCGAAGAAGATCCCTGTTTCGCAACAAGAGTTCTGCGAAACCTGCGCCGTTGTCGATCCCATGGATCCCACGTATACCACGGAGAAGATCCACTTCATCACGGGATGTGCCCGcaatgtgtgtgtatctgaTTTGCATCTGAGCACTAAGGATGTGAA TTCTAGTTTCACCTTGGGCACCAATGAATCCCTCAGTCTGACGTACGAGATCACCAACAGTGGAGAGCCCGCCTACGTGGCCCAATTAAACGTGACCAGCTCCGCCCGGCTGCCCTTCTCCAAGGTTCCTGAGAACTGCAGGGTACGGGAAGAGGTCATGATGTGCGACCTGAACGGCAAACAAGCGATGACCAAAGGCGACATCGACTCCCTAACCATCACTTTCGACGTCACCCAGCTCCGTGGACACTCTCTTACTATCGAGGCAGCAGTATCCTCTGCGGGAATCGACCAGAACCCGAAGGATAACAGGTTGAGCACTTTGATCAGCCTAAAGGAATACGCCGAGATCGACGCTAGTAG TGGACCCGCAGATGGCCTACTAGTCCTCAGGGAATATCCTTACTCCGCAGAAGTTAGCAACAGCTACGAGATCAAAAGTCATGGGCCCAGCATCTTAGATGAGCTCTCCCTGTTCGTCTCCATACCCATAGCTTATAGAACGGCCGAATCTGCAGTGATCAAGCCCATCTTTAATTTGAGCAGTCTACAGATGCAGGCCAGCCATGGTGCCCATCTGCTGCCCATCAAGCTGTACGACCAGGATAATACCCTGGCTATGGAGTACCCCTTGGAGGACGCTAGTCACAGTGAAGAGATCGTATCTTCTGAGAATCGACAGCGCAGGGAAATCAAGCAGGATCAGTATGCCATCACACCGGATGTGGAGAGTAAGGACCTCCTGACCCAAGAGGATCTTTCCGTGAATCGCACTCTTGTGCTCAGCTGCCAGAGCAGCAACTTGACGATCTGCGTCCGCGCGGAAATGCAGCTGCAATTGAAGCCCGACCAGCCCATCAACCTGAATATAAGCTTCAATGTGGACCTGAGTAATGTCGTGGATCTCTTCAAGTACTTTGTCATCTTCACCGACCTGAAGATGTTCACGAAGCGCGATCCCACATCGAGCTCGATCGTGATCAAGCGGAATATCAAGCCAAACGTGATTCTCAAGTATTCAGAGACACCACTGCCCATCTGGTACATCATTCTGGCCCTGATCGCTGGACTTCTGCTGCTCGCTGCGCTGACCTATGTTCTCTACAAG CTCCGATTCTTTAAGCGCGCCAAGAGGGAGGAGCTTCAGAGACTGATGGAGCAAAGCCCCAAAAGGGAGGAGCCTGAGGAAGATCGGGAAGGCAGCCAGGAAGAAATCAGCCTTGAACAAGAATCTTACTCAGATAATTAA